The following coding sequences lie in one Candidatus Kinetoplastibacterium sorsogonicusi genomic window:
- the purB gene encoding adenylosuccinate lyase: MDNINSLSPLDGRYFNISKELRNFFSETAFIKHRIEVEVKWFKSLFDANLPGLPILSKKAKSFLDDIILNISTDDFLNIKNIEKVTNHDVKAIEYWLKNKIKENHELVKFQEFVHFACTSEDINNTAYALMLFRSRESIILPTLTKIYTILSDMSCKYADQPMLSRTHGQPASPTTTGKELKNFSVRLYKEIETIKDIKIFAKMNGATGNYNAHVITYSEIDWNEFSKNFINSLGLLQNTHTTQIEPHDWISNLFDSITRANNILLDLNKDIWGYISLGYFKQIIKDGEIGSSTMPHKVNPIDFENSEGNLGLSNAIMRHMSDKLTQSRWQRDLSDSTVLRNLGVAIGYSLIAWKSCLRGLNKLELNKVRIDEDIDNCWEILAEPIQTIMRRYNIENPYEKLKYLTRGKIINKEMIHDFIKNLNLPKETIDLLLKLTPRSYIGLAHTLAKH, from the coding sequence ATGGATAATATTAACTCACTTTCACCTTTAGATGGTAGATATTTTAATATATCAAAAGAATTAAGGAATTTTTTTTCTGAAACTGCTTTTATAAAACATAGAATTGAAGTAGAAGTAAAATGGTTTAAATCATTATTTGATGCAAATTTGCCTGGATTACCAATTTTATCAAAAAAAGCTAAAAGTTTTTTAGATGATATTATCTTAAATATATCTACAGATGATTTTCTAAATATTAAAAATATAGAAAAAGTTACAAACCATGATGTTAAGGCTATAGAATACTGGCTAAAAAATAAGATTAAAGAAAATCATGAGCTTGTAAAATTTCAAGAATTTGTTCATTTTGCTTGTACTTCAGAAGATATAAATAATACTGCTTATGCTTTGATGTTATTTAGATCTAGAGAATCAATTATTCTGCCTACTTTAACAAAAATTTATACTATACTATCTGATATGTCATGTAAATATGCTGATCAACCTATGTTATCTAGAACACATGGTCAACCTGCTAGTCCAACTACTACTGGAAAAGAATTAAAAAATTTTTCAGTTAGATTATATAAAGAGATAGAAACTATTAAAGATATTAAAATTTTTGCTAAAATGAATGGTGCAACTGGAAATTATAATGCACATGTTATTACTTACTCTGAAATTGATTGGAATGAATTTAGCAAAAATTTCATTAATTCATTAGGTTTATTACAAAATACACATACAACCCAAATAGAGCCCCATGATTGGATTTCTAATTTATTTGATTCTATTACTAGGGCAAATAATATTTTATTAGATCTAAATAAAGATATATGGGGATATATTTCTTTAGGATATTTCAAGCAAATTATTAAGGATGGAGAAATAGGGTCGTCTACAATGCCTCATAAGGTCAATCCTATAGATTTTGAAAATTCAGAAGGTAATTTAGGATTATCAAATGCTATTATGAGACACATGTCAGATAAATTAACTCAATCTAGATGGCAACGCGATTTAAGTGATTCTACTGTATTGAGAAATTTAGGAGTTGCTATTGGTTATTCGCTTATTGCATGGAAATCTTGTTTACGTGGTTTAAATAAATTAGAACTAAACAAAGTGCGCATTGATGAAGATATAGATAATTGTTGGGAAATTTTAGCTGAACCTATACAAACAATAATGAGAAGGTATAATATTGAAAATCCATATGAAAAACTAAAATATCTCACTAGAGGAAAGATCATTAATAAAGAAATGATTCATGATTTTATCAAAAATCTTAACCTACCAAAAGAAACTATAGATTTATTATTGAAACTTACTCCTAGATCTTATATAGGATTAGCGCATACATTAGCTAAACATTAA
- a CDS encoding glutathione S-transferase N-terminal domain-containing protein yields MILLGSSTSPFVKKVRIAMSYKKILYEFQLENVWSLDSKIENYNPLGKIPCLLTDNQESIFDSRVIIEYLDILKPLPRLIPLEDKDKIRVKCLEAISDGIIDASVLIYYENNRENQYIDYKWINRQHKKIISSLIKINNLYNENYLTISINNINVADISLFCALEFLDLRFKDILWRENYKNLSKFFELFESLYINNK; encoded by the coding sequence ATGATATTATTAGGTTCTTCTACTAGTCCATTTGTAAAAAAAGTTCGTATTGCAATGTCCTATAAAAAAATTCTTTATGAATTTCAATTAGAAAATGTTTGGTCTTTAGATTCTAAAATAGAAAATTATAATCCTTTAGGTAAAATTCCTTGCTTATTAACCGATAATCAAGAATCTATTTTTGATTCTAGAGTAATAATTGAATATCTTGATATTTTAAAACCATTACCAAGATTAATACCTTTAGAAGACAAAGATAAAATTAGAGTAAAGTGTTTAGAAGCAATATCAGATGGTATTATAGATGCTTCTGTCTTAATTTATTATGAAAATAATAGAGAAAATCAATATATAGACTATAAATGGATAAATAGACAACATAAAAAAATAATATCATCATTAATAAAAATTAACAATTTATACAATGAAAATTATTTAACTATATCTATTAATAATATAAATGTTGCTGATATTTCATTGTTTTGTGCTCTAGAATTTTTAGATTTACGTTTTAAAGATATTTTATGGAGAGAAAATTATAAAAATTTGTCTAAATTTTTTGAATTATTTGAATCTTTGTATATTAATAATAAATAA
- a CDS encoding sulfite exporter TauE/SafE family protein: MDTYFILHLLLLGGLTGFTSGLLGIGGGTLLVPLLNILFSLHGMPENILMHSSVATSMVSIFFNSLIGSFIHNNNNNIQWKFIYFMIPGIILGGIFSSTVIFSNINSSILSLIFSIFASYSGYKMLLNNPSIINYKIMNKEIIFIGVLIGTISGLIGVGGGFISIPFMVSRGINLNQAIATSSVLCLPTSLINTIGYIISKSNCSYQLPWMIGYIHYGALIVLVSIGLIAIPLGIRTSKALKTIFLKRLFAIILFTISLYMIINNIL, translated from the coding sequence ATGGACACCTATTTTATATTACATCTATTATTATTAGGTGGACTAACTGGATTTACATCAGGATTACTTGGTATTGGAGGTGGAACACTATTGGTTCCTTTATTGAATATTTTATTTTCTTTACATGGTATGCCAGAAAATATATTAATGCATTCTTCTGTTGCTACCTCAATGGTTTCAATTTTTTTTAATTCCTTAATAGGTTCATTTATTCACAATAACAATAATAATATTCAATGGAAATTTATTTATTTCATGATTCCTGGTATTATTTTAGGTGGAATTTTTTCTAGTACTGTAATATTTTCTAATATTAATTCATCTATTTTATCTTTAATATTTAGTATATTTGCTAGTTATTCTGGTTATAAAATGTTATTAAATAATCCATCTATCATTAATTACAAAATAATGAATAAAGAAATTATATTTATAGGTGTATTAATAGGTACTATATCTGGTCTTATTGGTGTTGGAGGAGGTTTCATATCAATACCATTCATGGTTTCTAGGGGTATAAATCTTAATCAAGCTATAGCTACATCATCAGTATTGTGTTTACCAACATCTTTAATAAATACTATTGGATATATTATTTCTAAATCAAACTGCTCATATCAATTACCATGGATGATTGGCTACATACATTATGGTGCCTTAATTGTATTAGTATCTATAGGATTAATAGCAATACCATTAGGAATAAGAACTTCTAAAGCATTAAAAACTATTTTTTTAAAAAGATTATTTGCTATTATATTATTTACTATTTCCTTATATATGATAATAAATAATATTTTATAA
- the mnmA gene encoding tRNA 2-thiouridine(34) synthase MnmA, with product MLKKVVIGMSGGVDSSVAAWILKEQGYNVLGIFMKNWEDDSSKYCSTRQDFLDAVSVAETIGIDFDVVNFSKEYIDEVFNIFLNEYNQGRTPNPDILCNSTIKFKAFLNYALNIGADYIATGHYARIKKYQENNQIKFNLLKALDQNKDQSYFLCQLNQEQLSKIIFPLGELTKKEVRVLANKIGLHNANKKDSTGLCFIGERPFNEFLGKFIKINKGDIFDIYNNKIGVHNGVSFYTIGQRKGLGIGGSNKYTNDAWYVAKKDIKNNIIYAVQGHNHPWLLSNHLTTKNVSWIAGVLPDINKIYTAKNRYRHKDEECYLSIESEDKFILHFNQPQWAITPGQYAVIYDGEICIGGGTIV from the coding sequence ATGCTTAAAAAAGTTGTGATTGGTATGTCTGGTGGAGTAGATTCTTCTGTTGCTGCTTGGATTTTAAAAGAACAAGGATATAATGTCCTTGGTATATTTATGAAAAATTGGGAAGATGATAGTTCTAAATATTGTTCTACTAGACAAGATTTTTTAGATGCTGTTAGTGTTGCAGAGACTATAGGAATAGATTTTGATGTAGTTAATTTTTCCAAAGAATATATTGATGAAGTATTTAATATTTTTTTAAATGAATATAATCAAGGTAGAACACCTAATCCAGATATACTATGTAATAGTACAATAAAATTTAAAGCATTTTTAAATTATGCATTAAATATTGGTGCTGATTATATTGCTACAGGACATTATGCTAGGATTAAAAAATATCAAGAAAATAATCAAATAAAATTTAATTTATTAAAAGCTCTTGATCAAAATAAAGATCAGAGCTATTTTCTTTGTCAATTAAATCAAGAACAGTTATCTAAAATAATTTTTCCATTAGGTGAATTAACAAAAAAAGAAGTAAGAGTGTTAGCCAATAAAATAGGATTGCATAATGCAAATAAAAAAGATTCTACTGGTTTATGTTTTATAGGTGAAAGACCTTTTAATGAATTTTTAGGTAAATTTATAAAAATCAATAAAGGAGATATTTTTGATATTTATAATAATAAAATAGGAGTACATAATGGGGTTTCTTTTTATACTATAGGGCAAAGAAAAGGTCTTGGAATTGGTGGTAGTAACAAATATACAAATGATGCTTGGTATGTAGCAAAAAAAGACATAAAAAATAATATAATATATGCTGTTCAAGGACATAATCATCCTTGGCTATTGTCTAATCATTTAACAACAAAAAATGTTAGCTGGATTGCTGGTGTTTTGCCTGATATAAATAAAATTTATACTGCTAAAAATCGTTATCGTCATAAAGATGAAGAATGTTATTTATCTATAGAAAGTGAAGATAAATTTATATTACATTTCAACCAACCACAGTGGGCTATAACACCTGGTCAGTATGCTGTAATTTATGATGGTGAAATATGCATTGGTGGCGGTACCATAGTATAG
- a CDS encoding 3-deoxy-7-phosphoheptulonate synthase: MSHNTDDIRIREIRELNPPSHVMREFPCNIEAAKTVHNSRKIIHKILHNQSNKLVLVVGPCSIHDVKAAIDYAKLLKELKIKYSNDLEIVMRVYFEKPRTTIGWKGLINDPDMDRSFQINKGLKLARQLLLEINTLGLSAGCEYLDMITPQYIADLVSWGAIGARTTESQVHRELSSGLSCPVGFKNGTDGNIKIAIDAIKSASNPHNFLSVTKGGHSAIVSTNGNEDCHIILRGGKKPNYDSESINLAANALKKSNLLEKIMIDASHSNSNKNYENQPIVIEDIAKQIESGDNRIFGVMIESNLKAGRQDLLDPRSLIYGLSITDGCIDWETTEKVIDRLAKAVNKRNKIS; encoded by the coding sequence GTGTCTCATAATACAGATGATATACGTATACGTGAAATTAGAGAACTTAATCCACCTTCTCATGTTATGAGAGAATTTCCTTGTAATATAGAAGCTGCAAAAACGGTTCATAATTCACGCAAAATAATACATAAAATATTACATAATCAAAGTAATAAATTAGTATTAGTTGTTGGACCATGTTCTATACATGATGTTAAAGCTGCAATTGACTATGCTAAACTTTTAAAAGAATTAAAGATCAAATACTCTAATGATTTAGAAATAGTTATGAGAGTATATTTTGAAAAACCAAGAACTACGATCGGATGGAAAGGTTTAATTAATGATCCTGATATGGATAGAAGCTTTCAAATTAATAAAGGATTAAAACTTGCAAGACAATTATTATTAGAAATAAATACTCTTGGACTATCAGCTGGTTGTGAATATTTAGATATGATAACTCCTCAATATATTGCGGATCTGGTTTCGTGGGGTGCAATTGGTGCAAGAACAACTGAAAGTCAGGTACACAGAGAACTTTCTTCTGGTCTTTCATGTCCTGTAGGTTTTAAAAATGGTACAGATGGAAATATAAAAATAGCTATAGATGCTATCAAATCTGCATCAAATCCTCATAACTTTTTATCTGTAACTAAAGGAGGACATTCAGCTATCGTATCTACAAATGGTAATGAAGATTGTCATATTATATTAAGAGGTGGGAAAAAACCAAATTATGATTCTGAAAGTATCAATTTAGCAGCTAATGCTCTGAAAAAATCTAATTTATTAGAAAAAATCATGATAGATGCAAGTCATTCTAATAGTAATAAAAATTATGAAAATCAACCTATTGTAATAGAAGACATAGCAAAACAAATAGAATCTGGTGATAATAGAATTTTTGGTGTTATGATCGAAAGTAATTTAAAAGCTGGTAGACAAGATTTATTAGATCCTAGATCTTTAATCTATGGATTAAGTATAACTGATGGTTGTATTGATTGGGAAACAACAGAAAAAGTTATTGATAGACTTGCTAAAGCTGTTAATAAAAGAAATAAAATTTCATAA
- the tldD gene encoding metalloprotease TldD, whose product MKINDNSINNFKLAKFFLLDQNDLKEEDLFQIINEILLYKVDYTDIYLEYSSSETWRLEEGVVKNGTFSIKQGFGIRAIYGEKTAFSYSDSINKKSLLSSAYTVRNISSSGFDNRKIYIKNQYNNQKFYNSKNPLENIDTKYKISILEKLEKYAKKIDNRISQVITSLQSEYDIVLIARSDGQLVTDIRPLVHLSITVIAENSLGHREKGYAAGGARSDIKYFSDEILLQYATRAVKEAINNLSSKASPAGEMPVVLASGWPGILLHEAVGHGLEGDFNRKKSSIFSDKIGELVTSKNITILDNGTLENRRGSLNIDDEGNETKSNVLIENGILKGYMQDILNSKLMNTTPTGNGRRESFAHIPLPRMTNTYMLSGEYDPQEIITSVKKGIYAVNFSGGQVDITNGKFVFSTSEAYLIENGNITHPIKNAMIIGNGPDVMKKISLIGNDLKLDSGVGTCGKDGQNVPVGVGIPTLLIDNITVGGTHNN is encoded by the coding sequence ATGAAAATTAATGATAATTCAATAAATAATTTTAAATTAGCAAAATTTTTTCTGCTTGATCAAAATGATTTAAAAGAAGAAGATTTATTTCAAATCATAAATGAAATACTTTTATATAAAGTAGATTATACTGATATATATTTAGAGTATTCATCTAGTGAAACTTGGAGATTAGAAGAAGGAGTAGTTAAAAATGGAACTTTTTCTATTAAACAAGGATTTGGCATAAGAGCCATATATGGAGAAAAAACTGCTTTCTCATATTCAGACTCCATTAATAAAAAATCGTTGCTTTCTTCTGCTTATACTGTAAGAAATATTTCTAGTAGTGGTTTTGATAATAGAAAAATTTATATTAAAAATCAATATAATAATCAAAAATTTTATAATAGTAAAAATCCTTTAGAAAATATTGATACAAAATATAAAATATCTATTTTAGAAAAATTAGAAAAATATGCTAAAAAAATTGATAATAGAATATCCCAAGTAATAACTAGCTTACAATCAGAATATGATATCGTATTAATTGCTCGAAGTGATGGACAATTAGTTACTGATATTAGACCTTTAGTACATTTATCTATTACAGTAATAGCAGAAAATTCTCTTGGTCATCGTGAAAAAGGATATGCAGCTGGTGGTGCTAGGAGTGATATTAAATATTTTTCAGATGAAATTTTATTGCAATATGCAACAAGAGCTGTTAAAGAAGCTATCAATAACCTTTCTTCTAAAGCATCTCCAGCAGGAGAAATGCCAGTTGTATTAGCATCTGGATGGCCTGGTATTTTATTACATGAAGCAGTTGGACATGGATTAGAAGGTGATTTTAATAGAAAAAAATCTAGTATTTTTTCTGATAAAATTGGAGAATTAGTCACTTCAAAAAATATCACAATTTTAGATAATGGTACTTTAGAAAATAGAAGAGGTTCTTTAAACATTGATGATGAAGGTAATGAAACAAAATCAAATGTATTAATAGAAAATGGTATTCTTAAAGGTTACATGCAAGATATTTTAAATTCAAAATTAATGAATACTACACCAACAGGTAATGGAAGAAGAGAGTCATTTGCACATATTCCATTACCTAGAATGACTAATACTTATATGCTCTCTGGTGAATACGATCCTCAAGAAATTATTACTTCCGTAAAAAAAGGTATTTATGCAGTTAATTTTTCAGGAGGTCAAGTAGATATTACAAATGGTAAATTTGTTTTTTCTACTTCTGAAGCTTATTTAATTGAAAATGGTAATATTACGCATCCAATAAAAAATGCTATGATAATAGGTAATGGACCTGATGTGATGAAAAAAATATCTTTAATAGGAAATGACCTGAAATTAGATTCAGGAGTTGGTACTTGTGGCAAAGATGGTCAAAATGTCCCTGTTGGAGTCGGAATACCAACTTTATTAATAGATAATATTACTGTTGGTGGTACACATAATAATTAA
- a CDS encoding aminopeptidase N C-terminal domain-containing protein, whose translation MKKHIAEQLLEDFYKRYKYNHTIDKCFAIQASSRYISIFDINRVKALIFKFCINNIRSFHKIDGSDYNFWMSYIIKIDTIN comes from the coding sequence TTGAAAAAACATATTGCAGAGCAGTTATTAGAAGATTTCTATAAAAGATATAAATATAATCATACAATAGATAAATGTTTTGCTATACAAGCAAGTTCTAGATATATAAGTATCTTTGATATAAATAGAGTCAAAGCATTGATATTTAAATTTTGTATTAATAATATAAGATCATTTCATAAAATAGATGGTTCTGATTACAATTTTTGGATGAGTTATATAATAAAGATTGACACAATAAATTAA
- a CDS encoding class 1 fructose-bisphosphatase, with translation MRHKTLKEYIFEKKVNEILDNELCLLIETISCSCKKISSLIRKGALENIFGDIGHINIQGEEQKKLDVIANEIFLKINEKSGTLCGMASEEMEDIYQISSNKKGKYLLIFDPLDGSSNINVNVSIGSIFSVVLNNNYNENSLVNKKDFLIPGNKQIFAGYALYGPQTILVITLGKGVYGFTLDINTNDWILTHENITIPQSTNNFSINMSNMNYWNNPIKKYIEDCLIGNKGPLRKNYNMRWVGSMVSDIHRILIQGGIFIYPPDSRESYKFGKIRLMYEANPISFIIEQAKGSAINGIDRILDIIPKNIHERIGIILGSEKEVSIIKNYYKNNNKC, from the coding sequence ATGAGACATAAAACTTTAAAAGAATATATATTTGAAAAAAAAGTAAATGAAATTTTAGATAACGAATTATGCTTGCTAATAGAAACAATATCTTGTTCTTGTAAAAAGATATCTTCTTTAATACGCAAAGGTGCTTTAGAGAATATATTTGGTGATATAGGACATATTAATATTCAAGGTGAAGAACAAAAAAAATTGGATGTTATAGCTAATGAAATTTTTTTAAAAATTAATGAAAAAAGCGGGACATTGTGCGGGATGGCTTCTGAAGAAATGGAAGATATATATCAAATTTCATCTAATAAAAAAGGTAAATACTTATTGATATTTGACCCTTTAGATGGTTCTTCTAATATTAATGTAAATGTCTCTATTGGTTCTATATTTTCAGTAGTTTTAAATAATAATTACAATGAAAATTCTTTAGTTAATAAAAAAGATTTCTTAATACCTGGTAATAAACAAATATTTGCTGGATATGCTCTTTACGGTCCTCAAACCATACTAGTAATTACTTTAGGTAAAGGAGTATATGGTTTTACATTAGATATAAATACTAATGATTGGATTTTAACTCATGAAAATATTACTATTCCACAAAGTACAAATAATTTTTCTATAAATATGTCAAATATGAATTATTGGAATAATCCTATTAAAAAATATATAGAAGATTGCTTAATTGGTAATAAAGGTCCTTTAAGAAAAAATTATAATATGAGATGGGTTGGTTCTATGGTATCAGATATACATAGAATATTAATTCAAGGTGGAATTTTTATATATCCTCCAGATTCTAGAGAATCATATAAATTTGGTAAAATAAGATTAATGTATGAAGCAAATCCTATAAGCTTTATTATAGAGCAAGCTAAAGGATCAGCTATTAATGGTATTGATAGGATTTTAGATATCATACCTAAAAATATACACGAAAGAATAGGAATAATTTTGGGATCTGAAAAAGAAGTTTCTATAATAAAAAATTATTATAAAAACAATAATAAATGCTAA
- a CDS encoding homoserine dehydrogenase yields MNSMKVGLLGFGVVGSGTWEVLKNNAEEIARRAGKKIEIVSIADKDVNKVKSRLSAYDLNNISVLNDAYSLINDPNIDIVIELIGGDTVPLELILKSIENGKHIVTANKALLAKHGNKIFSTAHKKGVMVLFEAAVAGGIPIIKAIREGLTANKIEWIAGIINGTTNFILSEMKNTGMNFEIVLAKAKELGYAELDPTFDIEGIDAAHKITLLSSIAFGIPIQFDKTYIEGISKLSQIDINYAEQLGYRLKLIAITKKRDKGIEIRVHPTLIPENCLLANVEGAMNAVLVQSDAVGPTMYYGQGAGSFPTASAIIADLVDVTRSYKVDPHYRVPYLAFQPNSLSDYRILHIDDVITSYYLRITTIDKPGVLSDISKILTDFNISVKSMVQKSSNKEITDIVFLTHDAIEKDIKNAISKIEILSFVKNKITCIRVEKLV; encoded by the coding sequence ATGAATTCTATGAAGGTAGGTTTATTAGGTTTTGGAGTAGTAGGTAGTGGTACTTGGGAAGTATTAAAAAACAATGCTGAAGAAATTGCTCGTAGAGCTGGGAAAAAAATTGAAATAGTAAGCATAGCAGATAAAGATGTAAATAAAGTTAAAAGTAGATTAAGTGCATACGATTTAAATAATATATCTGTATTAAATGATGCTTATTCTTTAATTAATGATCCTAATATTGATATAGTAATTGAACTTATAGGTGGTGATACTGTACCTTTAGAATTAATTTTAAAATCCATAGAAAATGGCAAACATATTGTTACTGCTAATAAAGCATTATTAGCAAAACATGGTAATAAAATTTTTTCTACTGCACATAAAAAAGGAGTAATGGTATTATTTGAAGCAGCTGTAGCAGGCGGTATACCTATAATTAAAGCAATAAGGGAAGGATTAACTGCTAATAAAATAGAATGGATTGCTGGTATTATTAATGGTACAACAAATTTTATTTTATCAGAAATGAAAAATACTGGTATGAATTTTGAAATAGTACTGGCTAAAGCTAAAGAATTAGGATATGCAGAATTAGATCCAACTTTTGATATAGAAGGAATAGATGCAGCCCATAAAATCACATTATTATCTTCTATAGCATTTGGTATACCAATACAATTTGATAAAACTTATATCGAAGGTATATCTAAATTATCACAAATAGATATTAATTATGCAGAACAATTAGGATATAGATTAAAATTAATAGCAATTACAAAAAAAAGAGATAAGGGAATTGAAATTAGAGTTCATCCTACTTTAATACCAGAAAATTGTTTATTAGCTAATGTAGAAGGTGCAATGAACGCAGTATTAGTACAATCAGATGCTGTAGGACCAACAATGTATTACGGTCAAGGTGCTGGTAGTTTTCCAACAGCATCTGCTATTATAGCTGATTTAGTAGATGTTACTAGATCATATAAAGTAGATCCACATTATCGAGTTCCTTATTTAGCATTTCAACCTAATTCATTATCTGACTATAGAATCTTACATATAGATGATGTAATAACATCATATTACTTAAGAATTACTACTATAGATAAACCAGGAGTATTATCTGATATATCAAAAATATTGACTGATTTTAATATTTCTGTTAAGTCAATGGTACAAAAATCATCTAATAAAGAAATTACAGATATTGTATTTCTTACTCATGATGCAATTGAAAAAGATATAAAGAATGCAATTTCTAAAATTGAAATTTTATCTTTTGTAAAAAACAAAATAACTTGTATACGAGTAGAAAAATTAGTATAG
- a CDS encoding Mth938-like domain-containing protein, with product MLHFVHDNKDIKNKFNSYGDGYIEINNKKYFHPITFNINSNIKTWNIENIQNISISQLWESCNIINNNDYPELLIIGTGRKQEYISRNLITPLLNKGIGVEIMSTVTAIYTYTLISDNDKNISIGILPFN from the coding sequence ATGTTACATTTTGTTCATGATAATAAAGATATAAAAAATAAATTTAATTCTTATGGTGATGGTTATATAGAAATTAATAACAAAAAATACTTTCATCCTATTACATTTAATATTAATAGTAATATAAAAACATGGAATATTGAAAATATTCAAAATATAAGTATTTCTCAATTATGGGAATCTTGTAATATTATTAATAATAATGATTACCCTGAACTTTTAATTATAGGTACTGGAAGAAAGCAAGAATATATATCAAGGAATTTAATCACACCTTTATTAAATAAAGGTATAGGTGTAGAAATTATGTCAACTGTTACTGCAATTTATACTTATACACTTATTTCAGATAATGATAAAAATATTTCAATAGGTATATTACCTTTCAATTAA
- the pdxA gene encoding 4-hydroxythreonine-4-phosphate dehydrogenase PdxA, producing MFKKLPIGITMGDPCGIGPEIIARACKKFKSPYVVYGDPYVMQQALQLVKNNNLKIIKCNDITEAKFKDIYLNIISKKNHFNDYNFKNYFSNKNIANSICGKASYEYLVNSINDILNKDIKAIVTAPINKESVNQAGIRFSGHTEFLSEATNSKNFAMVMLNNNLKVLLVTRHIPLSSVSKNLTIELEINSIKLANKACLQMGIKHPKIGVAALNPHCGEGGLFGKEEIEIIKPAILQTFNEGINVSGPWSGDIIFMKANRGEFDIIVSQYHDQGIIPIKLNGLDNGINLTIGLPFIRTSVDHGTAFDIAWKGIASSSSLESAFTLADNLQV from the coding sequence ATGTTTAAAAAATTACCAATAGGAATCACAATGGGAGATCCTTGTGGTATAGGTCCTGAAATTATAGCTCGTGCTTGTAAAAAATTTAAATCACCATATGTAGTATATGGTGATCCTTATGTTATGCAACAGGCTCTTCAATTAGTAAAAAATAATAATTTAAAAATTATTAAATGTAATGATATAACAGAAGCAAAGTTCAAAGATATATATTTAAATATTATTTCAAAAAAAAATCATTTTAATGATTACAATTTTAAAAATTATTTTTCAAATAAAAATATAGCTAATTCTATATGTGGAAAAGCATCTTACGAATATTTAGTCAATTCTATTAATGATATATTAAATAAAGATATTAAAGCTATAGTAACTGCTCCTATTAATAAAGAATCAGTAAATCAAGCTGGAATAAGATTTTCTGGCCATACGGAATTTTTATCTGAAGCTACTAATAGTAAAAATTTTGCTATGGTTATGTTAAATAATAATTTAAAAGTACTATTAGTTACTAGACATATTCCTTTATCTTCAGTTAGTAAAAATTTAACTATAGAATTAGAAATAAATAGCATAAAATTAGCAAATAAAGCTTGTCTACAAATGGGTATAAAACATCCTAAAATAGGAGTTGCTGCATTAAATCCACATTGTGGAGAAGGTGGTTTATTTGGAAAAGAAGAAATAGAAATTATTAAACCAGCAATTTTACAAACTTTTAATGAAGGCATTAATGTATCTGGTCCATGGTCTGGAGATATTATTTTTATGAAAGCTAATAGAGGTGAATTTGATATTATAGTATCACAATATCACGATCAAGGCATCATACCTATAAAATTAAATGGATTAGATAATGGTATTAATTTGACTATTGGATTACCATTTATAAGAACAAGTGTAGATCATGGTACAGCTTTTGATATAGCATGGAAGGGGATAGCTAGTTCTTCTTCTTTAGAATCAGCTTTTACATTAGCTGATAATCTGCAAGTTTAA